One genomic segment of Catalinimonas alkaloidigena includes these proteins:
- a CDS encoding MgtC/SapB family protein, protein MLDVDPIRIIQAIIIGISFIGAGTILKSRDEKDVSFLTTSATILFSSGIGICVALHQYVLALGVTLLVVLINNVFRILKPRG, encoded by the coding sequence GTGCTGGATGTTGACCCTATCCGCATTATTCAGGCCATTATTATTGGAATCAGTTTTATCGGAGCGGGTACGATCTTGAAAAGCCGTGATGAGAAGGATGTATCTTTTCTGACCACATCAGCTACCATACTATTTTCATCAGGCATAGGTATTTGTGTGGCACTGCATCAGTACGTACTGGCTTTGGGGGTTACCTTATTGGTCGTGTTGATCAATAATGTGTTTCGTATTTTGAAACCCAGAGGGTAA
- a CDS encoding protein-disulfide reductase DsbD family protein yields MRLFKLFFFSFFALVSIASATHAQVLKPATWSVKLSQPQVAVGEEVDVIFSVDIQEDWYLYSNDFDPDLGPMVTEINFEPREAYELVGKTRPIGAKEKYDEIFEGDYTYFTKKAEFRQTIKVTGSGLAQINGDYAYQVCSDVTGQCIPFDDEFGVAIQVKSEAEASSTPSSKGAKAETSSDVKAEPSEKMDEEENSAAVTESEKKDSAKAENSGQLSQEDQPERLEDAEADQEIAQPVPTADSNTRESNTPYTLLTFFFVAFLAGLAALLTPCVFPMIPMTVSFFTGGGNKGKAISKAVIYGLSIIIIYTLIGTIVSVAFGPTFANWLSTHWLPNLFFFAVFVIFALSFFGLFEITLPSSFVNNVDRQADKGGYYGIFFMAFTLVLVSFSCTGPIVGSILVESAGGEFVKPVLGMLGFSLAFAIPFALFAAFPQWLSSLPKSGGWLNSVKVVLGFLELALALKFLSIADQVYHWNILDREIYLALWIVIFTLMGFYLLGKLRLPHDSPLEFISVSRLMLAIATFSFVVYLIPGMFGAPLKALAGYLPPMHTHDFNMPYLTGQQLETSSGAVLAENTNEQCEAPKYADMLHFPHGIKGYFDYEQALACAEAQNKPLFIDFTGHGCVNCREMEARVWSDPEVLRRLKEDYVVVALYVDEKTELPESEWYTSEYDDKVKKTIGKQNADFQITRFNNNAQPYYVLLNNDGELLKEPKAYDLSIQNFIEFLDEGKERFAAGKTVDDSTLAKN; encoded by the coding sequence ATGCGACTATTTAAACTTTTTTTCTTCTCCTTTTTTGCATTAGTATCTATAGCTTCAGCCACCCATGCACAGGTGTTGAAGCCAGCTACATGGTCGGTAAAGCTTTCTCAGCCACAGGTAGCGGTAGGTGAAGAAGTAGACGTTATTTTTTCAGTAGATATTCAGGAGGATTGGTATCTCTATTCTAATGATTTTGATCCTGATCTCGGACCTATGGTTACCGAAATTAATTTTGAGCCTAGGGAGGCTTACGAATTGGTAGGTAAAACCAGACCTATTGGTGCCAAGGAAAAATACGATGAAATTTTTGAAGGAGATTATACTTATTTCACTAAGAAAGCAGAGTTTCGTCAAACCATAAAAGTTACCGGCTCAGGTTTAGCGCAAATTAATGGAGACTATGCCTACCAGGTATGTAGCGATGTTACGGGGCAGTGTATTCCTTTTGATGATGAATTTGGTGTAGCAATCCAAGTAAAAAGTGAAGCAGAAGCTTCTAGTACTCCTTCTTCAAAGGGTGCCAAGGCAGAAACTTCCTCTGATGTAAAGGCGGAGCCTTCAGAGAAAATGGATGAAGAGGAAAACTCAGCGGCTGTAACAGAAAGTGAAAAAAAGGATAGTGCAAAAGCAGAAAACTCCGGTCAGCTAAGTCAGGAAGATCAACCTGAGCGCCTAGAAGATGCAGAAGCCGATCAGGAAATAGCACAGCCTGTACCCACTGCAGATTCAAATACAAGAGAGTCAAACACGCCCTATACTTTACTTACTTTTTTCTTTGTTGCTTTTTTAGCTGGCTTAGCGGCTCTGCTAACTCCCTGTGTGTTCCCTATGATTCCAATGACAGTCTCATTTTTTACAGGTGGAGGCAATAAAGGAAAAGCGATCAGCAAAGCGGTCATTTATGGCTTGTCTATCATTATTATTTATACCCTGATAGGTACTATCGTATCTGTTGCCTTTGGACCTACTTTTGCCAACTGGCTGAGCACACATTGGCTCCCTAACCTGTTTTTCTTTGCGGTGTTTGTCATCTTTGCGCTGTCATTTTTCGGCCTGTTTGAGATTACTCTACCCAGTTCGTTTGTCAACAATGTAGACCGCCAGGCAGATAAAGGAGGCTACTATGGTATCTTCTTTATGGCTTTTACTTTAGTGTTGGTCTCTTTCTCCTGTACCGGCCCTATAGTAGGAAGTATACTGGTAGAATCCGCCGGAGGCGAGTTTGTAAAACCGGTATTGGGTATGCTGGGCTTTTCACTGGCCTTTGCTATTCCATTTGCGCTTTTTGCCGCCTTTCCTCAATGGCTCAGCAGCTTACCCAAATCAGGAGGTTGGTTAAACTCTGTTAAAGTGGTGCTTGGATTTTTAGAATTAGCATTAGCGCTTAAATTCCTGAGTATCGCCGATCAGGTATACCATTGGAATATACTGGACCGGGAAATCTATTTGGCACTGTGGATTGTGATCTTTACGCTGATGGGATTTTATCTGCTGGGTAAGCTCAGGCTTCCGCATGACAGCCCGCTGGAATTTATCAGTGTTTCACGCTTGATGTTGGCTATTGCTACTTTTTCTTTTGTTGTGTATCTGATCCCCGGTATGTTTGGTGCACCATTGAAAGCTTTAGCGGGTTATCTGCCTCCTATGCATACGCATGATTTTAACATGCCTTACCTGACTGGTCAGCAGCTTGAAACTTCATCAGGAGCAGTATTGGCGGAGAATACTAATGAGCAATGTGAAGCCCCGAAATATGCAGATATGCTGCATTTTCCTCACGGTATCAAAGGCTATTTTGATTATGAGCAGGCACTGGCTTGTGCTGAAGCTCAAAACAAGCCCTTGTTCATTGATTTTACGGGGCATGGCTGTGTTAATTGCCGGGAAATGGAAGCTCGTGTCTGGTCTGACCCCGAAGTCCTCAGAAGGCTAAAAGAAGATTATGTAGTGGTGGCGCTTTATGTGGACGAAAAAACTGAGCTTCCTGAGTCAGAATGGTATACCTCGGAATATGATGATAAGGTGAAAAAAACAATTGGAAAACAGAATGCTGATTTTCAGATTACCCGTTTTAATAATAATGCTCAACCCTATTATGTACTGCTGAACAATGACGGAGAGCTGCTCAAAGAGCCCAAAGCTTACGATCTGAGCATACAGAACTTTATAGAGTTTTTGGACGAGGGCAAAGAGCGCTTTGCAGCAGGCAAAACGGTAGATGACTCCACTTTGGCAAAAAACTAA
- a CDS encoding 2-phosphosulfolactate phosphatase, with the protein MKRIDVCLSPDLMHLYDVQEKAVVVVDILRATSCMTTAMAHGVSSIMPVAEVAACEALRAKGYLTAAERGGEKVEGFDFGNSPFEYMSDEIKGKKIGVTTTNGTRAISLSKGAKTLLIGAFLNLSSVAKFLNQQEHDILIVCAGWKGHVNLEDTLFAGALAEQLTAKFSRACDSTLVAITLYHAAKHDMLGFLQNSSHVQRLKNLNIEKDIAFSLQIDQYDAVAVLEGEELVGLKR; encoded by the coding sequence ATGAAGCGTATAGATGTCTGTCTCAGCCCTGATCTGATGCACCTGTATGATGTACAAGAGAAAGCAGTAGTCGTAGTAGATATATTGAGAGCTACATCCTGTATGACCACTGCCATGGCGCATGGCGTAAGTAGTATCATGCCAGTAGCAGAAGTAGCAGCATGTGAAGCACTGCGGGCAAAAGGCTATCTGACCGCAGCGGAGCGGGGCGGTGAAAAAGTAGAAGGCTTTGACTTCGGCAACTCTCCTTTTGAGTACATGAGTGATGAGATCAAAGGTAAGAAGATAGGAGTAACTACCACCAATGGAACCCGGGCTATTAGCCTTTCCAAAGGGGCAAAAACTTTGTTAATAGGTGCTTTTCTTAATCTATCAAGTGTAGCGAAATTTTTAAACCAGCAGGAGCATGACATACTTATCGTCTGTGCCGGCTGGAAAGGTCATGTGAATCTGGAAGATACGCTATTTGCCGGAGCGCTGGCAGAACAGCTTACCGCCAAGTTTAGTCGTGCCTGTGATAGCACTTTGGTTGCAATTACACTCTATCATGCAGCTAAACATGATATGCTGGGGTTCTTACAAAACTCTTCGCATGTGCAAAGGCTGAAGAACCTTAACATTGAAAAAGACATTGCTTTTTCTCTGCAAATAGATCAATATGATGCAGTAGCAGTGCTGGAAGGTGAGGAATTGGTAGGGCTGAAAAGATAA
- a CDS encoding MFS transporter — protein MTHSVLKKTINNKRALAILFTANGVSGFAQGITLLSIPWYFAQRDISSQFNLIYSLVTFATVFWGLWAGTVVDRFNRKHVFLLNNAVEGSIVLMIACYGIYLGDLSIPLIVSVFAVTMFGFYLHYPNLYAFAQEITPVEDYTKVTSYIEIVGQSTNVMAGAMAALLLEGLDWQAQWMLFEQPVEINLQIEAWALQEIFLLDGLTYLIAIVLIALIRYAPLEQRVIETGQLMKRLKTGFAYLKEHPMIMLFGICSHSIFVVMLVKLHALMPMYITNHLHEGGGVFGAMEVLYAIGALGAGLFVGNLFRTYSKIKAVVFLLGLATLSLALSAVTHSVLIFLLVGFMIGFANAGARVLRLSYLFKYVPNTVIGRVNSIFSIINVMMRVFFLAIFSIQYFGQEANIIYAYAIMALFTAASALILIINYKRLAYVY, from the coding sequence ATGACTCATTCTGTACTTAAAAAAACCATCAACAACAAACGTGCTCTGGCCATATTATTTACCGCCAATGGAGTTTCAGGCTTTGCCCAGGGCATTACATTACTATCCATTCCCTGGTATTTTGCCCAACGGGATATTTCCTCTCAGTTTAACCTGATCTACAGCCTGGTTACCTTTGCCACAGTTTTTTGGGGTTTATGGGCGGGAACAGTAGTTGATCGCTTCAACAGAAAACATGTTTTTCTTCTCAATAATGCGGTAGAGGGTAGTATCGTTTTAATGATTGCATGTTACGGAATTTATCTGGGTGATTTGTCGATACCGCTGATCGTTTCAGTCTTTGCGGTCACTATGTTTGGCTTCTACTTGCATTATCCCAATCTGTATGCTTTTGCTCAGGAGATCACGCCAGTAGAAGACTATACCAAAGTGACTTCTTACATAGAAATTGTCGGCCAGTCTACCAATGTGATGGCCGGGGCAATGGCAGCGCTGCTATTGGAGGGCTTAGATTGGCAGGCCCAATGGATGCTCTTTGAGCAGCCTGTGGAGATTAACCTTCAGATAGAAGCCTGGGCCTTGCAGGAGATATTTTTACTGGATGGGTTAACTTATTTGATTGCTATTGTTCTCATTGCTTTGATCCGCTACGCTCCGCTTGAGCAAAGAGTGATAGAAACCGGCCAGCTGATGAAAAGGCTTAAGACAGGCTTTGCCTACCTTAAGGAACATCCGATGATTATGCTTTTTGGAATATGCTCTCACAGTATTTTTGTAGTGATGCTGGTCAAACTACACGCCCTTATGCCGATGTACATTACCAACCATCTACACGAAGGAGGAGGTGTCTTTGGAGCTATGGAGGTTTTGTATGCCATTGGAGCATTAGGAGCCGGTCTCTTTGTGGGCAACTTGTTTAGGACTTATAGTAAAATTAAAGCGGTAGTTTTTCTGTTAGGGTTAGCTACGCTTTCTTTAGCTTTAAGTGCGGTAACGCATTCAGTACTTATCTTTCTTCTGGTCGGGTTTATGATTGGTTTTGCCAATGCAGGAGCGCGAGTATTGCGTTTAAGCTATTTGTTTAAGTATGTGCCTAATACAGTAATTGGAAGGGTCAACAGTATATTTAGTATCATCAATGTGATGATGAGAGTTTTCTTCTTAGCTATTTTTTCAATTCAATACTTCGGACAGGAAGCCAATATCATATATGCTTATGCTATTATGGCTTTATTTACCGCCGCCTCGGCACTTATACTGATTATCAACTATAAGAGGCTTGCCTACGTATATTAA
- a CDS encoding regulatory protein RecX, translated as MRKVTMEITNLRQQAKAKAAKYCAYQERTQQQVRDKLYQYGLYSDAVEEVLAELITDGFINEERYAQAFSRGKFGQNKWGRVKIEMMLRQKGLSNYCIQSGLKEIAEEDYRQQLRELLNKKWASLDGEDDYTRKNKTVRYLMGKGYEPDLIWSYFKD; from the coding sequence ATGAGGAAGGTAACTATGGAAATAACAAATTTAAGACAACAGGCAAAAGCAAAGGCAGCCAAGTATTGTGCTTATCAGGAGCGTACCCAGCAGCAAGTGAGAGACAAGCTTTATCAGTACGGTTTGTATAGTGATGCTGTGGAGGAGGTACTGGCTGAATTAATTACTGATGGCTTCATCAATGAGGAGCGCTATGCACAGGCTTTCAGTAGAGGAAAGTTTGGTCAGAACAAGTGGGGGCGCGTCAAGATTGAGATGATGCTTCGCCAGAAAGGGCTCTCTAATTATTGTATACAAAGTGGGCTGAAAGAAATTGCAGAAGAAGATTACCGACAGCAACTTCGAGAACTACTAAATAAAAAATGGGCTTCTCTGGATGGTGAAGATGACTACACCCGAAAAAACAAGACTGTCCGCTATCTGATGGGTAAAGGCTATGAGCCTGATCTGATCTGGAGTTATTTTAAGGACTAA
- a CDS encoding glycosyltransferase family 2 protein — MSQPIVSIICLCYNHQDYVTATLASVWQQDYKNIEVLIVDDGSTDKSVGRIRSFLAANPCPYPCKTLFIERNIGNCAAFNRAWRMAKGKYVVDLATDDIILPKRISSQVNYFEQLPEAYGVVFTESQYIDAEGNLLKCHFGERYKHIRPVPTGDIYKEVIARYFISSPTMMYKNEVLHYLNGYDEALAYEDFDFWVRSARKYKYDYLDECTTLVRKINKSMSTGWYKIGDRQLYSTFQVCQKAKNLNRTPDDREALAKRVKFEIRQAVFSDNRKEATLFFGLLNEIYGIRGGYKLLKLLNSLNIRLRWLRKLYMFIRY; from the coding sequence ATGAGCCAGCCTATTGTCTCCATCATATGCCTGTGCTATAACCATCAGGATTATGTGACGGCAACCTTAGCTTCTGTCTGGCAGCAGGACTATAAAAATATAGAGGTGCTTATTGTAGACGATGGGAGCACCGACAAAAGTGTAGGAAGAATTCGGAGTTTCCTGGCTGCAAACCCTTGCCCCTATCCCTGCAAGACGCTTTTTATAGAAAGAAATATTGGCAATTGTGCCGCCTTTAATCGTGCCTGGCGTATGGCTAAAGGGAAATATGTAGTTGATCTGGCCACGGACGATATCATCTTACCAAAACGTATAAGCTCTCAGGTCAACTATTTTGAACAGCTCCCAGAAGCCTATGGTGTGGTGTTTACAGAGTCACAGTATATTGATGCGGAAGGTAATCTTTTAAAGTGCCATTTTGGTGAGAGATACAAGCACATTCGGCCTGTGCCTACTGGTGATATTTATAAAGAAGTAATAGCTCGCTATTTCATATCCTCACCTACGATGATGTACAAAAATGAGGTGTTGCATTATCTGAATGGCTATGATGAAGCGCTCGCCTATGAAGATTTTGACTTTTGGGTGCGGTCAGCCAGAAAATACAAATATGATTACCTGGACGAATGTACCACGCTGGTCCGAAAGATCAACAAATCTATGTCAACTGGCTGGTACAAAATAGGAGACCGGCAACTGTATTCTACTTTTCAGGTGTGTCAAAAAGCAAAAAACTTGAATAGAACGCCTGATGACAGAGAAGCATTGGCAAAACGAGTAAAATTTGAAATCAGGCAGGCTGTATTTTCAGACAATCGTAAGGAAGCGACTTTGTTCTTTGGACTGTTAAACGAAATATATGGCATCAGAGGAGGCTACAAACTTCTTAAGTTACTGAACAGTTTGAACATAAGACTTCGGTGGCTCCGAAAACTATATATGTTTATACGATATTAG
- a CDS encoding tetratricopeptide repeat protein, with protein sequence MAQTSITENKEILASIKNSLDYIYNTEVEAATQLNEEIGRELPNHPAYFMLKALTIRAANIPVNLNSPEFQEMKGQLEKVLSLSEEILEEDEMHPEANFFAMASIGLLAMYENDQGNHLKAVGMAQDAYTYLKNGFELKKEYPEFYFSSGLYNYYRIKYPEMHPIYKPFMLFFRDGDKELGLEQLKKAYRESVFMSPESAEYLTHIYLRYEQKPEQALRYARILVRKYPDNLFFVTNFLDAALASEQFSNLNLHVQQLLASDRDFYKMTGKLFDAMLLEKRDQRWGAAEKSYIQSLEYAQDLDSDEAENYRSYAYAGLARIAHEEKKYEAARSFYKKALASAQYYPVEKEAKAYLE encoded by the coding sequence GTGGCTCAGACAAGCATCACAGAAAATAAAGAGATCCTGGCTTCTATCAAAAATAGCCTGGATTACATATACAATACTGAAGTAGAAGCAGCAACTCAGTTAAATGAAGAGATAGGCCGGGAGCTACCCAACCACCCTGCCTATTTTATGCTTAAGGCACTGACCATCAGGGCGGCCAATATTCCTGTTAACCTTAACAGTCCTGAATTTCAGGAAATGAAAGGCCAGTTGGAAAAAGTTCTTTCGCTTTCTGAAGAAATTCTGGAAGAAGATGAAATGCATCCTGAGGCTAATTTTTTTGCTATGGCATCTATTGGATTATTGGCTATGTATGAGAATGATCAGGGTAACCATTTGAAAGCGGTAGGCATGGCTCAGGATGCTTACACTTACCTCAAGAATGGCTTTGAGCTTAAGAAAGAGTATCCGGAATTTTATTTTTCCAGTGGACTTTATAATTACTACCGGATCAAATACCCAGAAATGCACCCTATCTACAAGCCCTTTATGCTTTTCTTTCGGGATGGGGACAAAGAACTTGGCTTAGAGCAATTGAAAAAAGCTTATCGTGAATCTGTTTTCATGAGTCCGGAGTCGGCTGAGTACCTTACACATATTTACTTAAGATATGAGCAGAAGCCTGAACAGGCACTGCGCTATGCTCGTATTCTAGTCAGGAAGTACCCGGATAATTTGTTTTTTGTAACCAACTTTCTGGATGCAGCCCTTGCTTCCGAGCAATTTAGTAATCTTAACCTCCACGTACAGCAGTTACTGGCCAGTGATCGTGACTTCTACAAAATGACCGGCAAGCTCTTTGACGCTATGCTGTTAGAAAAGCGTGACCAGCGATGGGGTGCCGCAGAAAAAAGTTACATACAAAGTCTTGAGTATGCACAGGATTTGGATAGCGATGAAGCGGAGAATTACAGAAGCTACGCCTATGCCGGACTTGCACGCATTGCCCATGAAGAAAAAAAATACGAAGCTGCCCGCTCCTTTTATAAAAAGGCTTTAGCCTCTGCACAGTATTACCCTGTGGAAAAAGAAGCTAAAGCCTATCTTGAATAA
- a CDS encoding GNAT family N-acetyltransferase produces the protein MENLRFVSKKNSDQYPLQAENYLYNSSAYLQLKASRFAFLFTFYALKKNIAIARIHFFIKESRSGEKEAISLPESPFGSLEYRGELRKENLTEFIHYIKAELSAAKVKQVSIKDCINAYRAGSNLDLQEILIQNNFKEESSLTNHHIAVDPLALEQKMHKMERKRLRKARKAGFRFKEEPLSSLSYYYRFLQECRQEKGWHLSMSYADALKSVQQLPEAYRIFAVYHGDECIAASLSVVVNERILYDFYHDAKAAFKSWSPVVFLVEGIYQYCQQNGLRLLDLGTSQSTSLQLFKQHLGGIASYKNTYQLQL, from the coding sequence ATGGAAAATCTTCGGTTCGTTTCCAAAAAAAATTCAGATCAATATCCTTTACAGGCAGAGAACTATCTTTATAATAGTAGCGCTTATCTTCAATTAAAAGCAAGTCGCTTTGCTTTTCTTTTTACGTTCTATGCCCTAAAAAAAAATATAGCAATAGCCAGAATCCATTTTTTTATAAAAGAAAGCAGGAGCGGAGAGAAAGAAGCTATTAGCTTACCCGAAAGTCCTTTTGGTTCATTGGAGTATCGTGGTGAATTGCGCAAAGAGAATTTGACTGAATTTATACACTATATTAAAGCAGAGTTATCAGCTGCAAAAGTTAAGCAAGTCTCAATCAAAGATTGTATAAATGCATACAGAGCTGGTTCCAACCTTGATTTGCAGGAGATATTGATACAAAATAATTTTAAGGAAGAGTCGTCTCTAACGAATCACCATATAGCAGTGGACCCGCTTGCTTTGGAGCAGAAAATGCACAAAATGGAAAGAAAACGACTGAGGAAAGCCCGTAAAGCAGGATTTAGATTTAAGGAAGAACCACTTTCATCCCTCTCTTATTACTATCGTTTTTTGCAGGAATGCAGACAAGAGAAAGGGTGGCACCTCTCTATGTCATATGCTGATGCTTTGAAAAGCGTGCAGCAGTTGCCTGAAGCTTACCGTATCTTTGCCGTTTATCATGGAGATGAATGTATCGCTGCCTCCTTATCAGTAGTAGTAAATGAAAGAATATTGTACGATTTCTATCACGATGCTAAGGCAGCGTTTAAATCCTGGAGCCCGGTGGTATTCTTAGTAGAAGGCATTTATCAATATTGTCAGCAAAATGGACTCCGTCTGTTAGATTTGGGAACTTCGCAAAGCACTAGCCTACAGCTATTCAAGCAGCACTTGGGAGGAATAGCTTCATACAAAAATACTTATCAACTTCAGTTATGA
- the gcvT gene encoding glycine cleavage system aminomethyltransferase GcvT — protein sequence MKRTALYEKHVALGAKMVPFAGYEMPLRYTSDIEEHMTVREGVGVFDVSHMGEFFLRGPKAFDLVQRVTSNDASKLYDGKAMYGYLPNETGGIVDDLIVYRISDEEYMLVVNAANIEKDWNWVSKYNTEGVAMENASDNMSLFAVQGPKAMTVIKKLSDADVDNMKFYTFQKGTVGNVKDVIISATGYTGAGGVELYVDNENAEALWDALFEAGAEEGIKAIGLAARDTLRLEMGYCLYGNDIDDTTCPIEAGLGWVTKFNKVFTNSEHLQKQKESGGKQKLVGLLMVDKGIPRKDYEVFNANDEVIGRVTSGTQSPVLKRGIGMGYVNKEFSKTDTEVFIGVRNRRLKAQLVKPPFI from the coding sequence ATGAAAAGGACTGCCTTATATGAAAAACATGTGGCACTAGGTGCGAAAATGGTGCCTTTCGCCGGATACGAAATGCCCCTGCGCTACACCTCAGATATTGAAGAACACATGACGGTGAGAGAAGGTGTGGGCGTATTTGATGTCTCGCATATGGGTGAGTTCTTTTTGCGTGGCCCGAAGGCTTTTGATCTGGTACAACGCGTGACTAGCAATGACGCTTCCAAGTTATATGATGGTAAGGCCATGTACGGTTATCTGCCCAACGAAACTGGTGGTATTGTAGATGATTTGATCGTCTACCGCATCAGTGATGAAGAATACATGCTGGTGGTCAATGCGGCTAATATTGAAAAAGACTGGAACTGGGTAAGTAAGTACAATACCGAAGGTGTTGCCATGGAAAATGCTTCCGATAATATGTCACTCTTTGCGGTGCAGGGGCCCAAAGCTATGACCGTGATCAAAAAGCTGAGTGATGCAGATGTGGACAACATGAAGTTTTATACTTTCCAGAAAGGTACAGTAGGAAACGTAAAAGATGTAATTATTTCCGCTACAGGCTATACTGGTGCCGGAGGAGTGGAACTGTATGTAGATAACGAAAATGCTGAAGCCCTCTGGGATGCGCTATTTGAAGCAGGTGCCGAAGAAGGTATAAAAGCTATCGGTCTGGCAGCCCGTGACACCCTTCGTCTGGAGATGGGCTACTGTCTTTATGGCAACGACATTGATGATACAACCTGTCCTATCGAAGCCGGCTTGGGTTGGGTTACCAAGTTTAACAAAGTATTTACCAATTCTGAACACTTACAGAAGCAGAAAGAAAGTGGAGGAAAGCAAAAGCTGGTAGGGCTGTTGATGGTAGATAAAGGTATTCCCCGTAAAGATTATGAGGTTTTTAATGCAAATGATGAAGTGATAGGAAGGGTTACCTCCGGAACTCAGTCACCCGTATTAAAACGTGGTATCGGGATGGGCTATGTGAATAAAGAGTTTTCCAAAACTGATACTGAAGTATTCATCGGAGTAAGAAACCGCCGATTGAAAGCCCAGCTTGTCAAGCCACCATTTATTTAG
- a CDS encoding MgtC/SapB family protein gives MEFFQDVTRQLWILLDVFIACLLAGAIGYEREVRNKPAGFRTHMIVGGASSLLVGQVLPGSLLFSIDRNLTRCWMLTLSALFRPLLLESVLSERVRS, from the coding sequence ATGGAATTTTTTCAGGACGTAACTCGACAATTATGGATACTTTTGGATGTATTTATTGCATGTCTGCTGGCTGGAGCTATCGGTTACGAAAGAGAAGTACGTAACAAGCCTGCTGGCTTCAGAACACACATGATAGTGGGAGGAGCGTCATCTTTGCTGGTAGGTCAGGTCTTGCCGGGGTCTCTATTGTTCAGTATAGACCGGAATTTAACGAGGTGCTGGATGTTGACCCTATCCGCATTATTCAGGCCATTATTATTGGAATCAGTTTTATCGGAGCGGGTACGATCTTGA
- a CDS encoding Crp/Fnr family transcriptional regulator: MDTQGIWYFEDKNFSNFFCMPKVRKMEYELAQKEKGFNKGDFVYFIDDPSDNVYLIKQGRVKISTYADDGKEIVKTILSAGEVFGELALTEEIKRNDFAQVLDPNTIICPLTIKDMKNLMADDQELSFTIFKIIGLRMRKLERRIELLISKDARTRIIEFLKDLAREKGKKVGFETMIKSHLKHQDIASLTGTSRQTVTTILNELKEKNLINFDRRKILIRDIDKLV; encoded by the coding sequence ATGGATACACAAGGAATCTGGTACTTTGAGGATAAAAATTTCTCCAATTTTTTTTGTATGCCTAAAGTGAGGAAGATGGAGTATGAACTTGCTCAGAAAGAAAAGGGATTTAATAAGGGAGATTTTGTCTATTTCATTGATGACCCATCCGATAATGTGTATCTGATCAAGCAAGGCAGAGTAAAGATCAGCACTTATGCCGATGACGGTAAAGAAATTGTCAAGACTATACTTAGTGCCGGAGAGGTCTTTGGAGAACTGGCGCTTACTGAAGAAATTAAAAGAAATGATTTTGCGCAGGTACTTGATCCCAATACCATTATTTGTCCACTCACCATCAAGGATATGAAAAACCTGATGGCAGATGATCAGGAGCTTAGTTTTACTATATTCAAGATCATTGGGTTGAGAATGAGAAAGTTGGAGAGACGTATAGAGCTATTAATTTCTAAAGATGCTCGCACCCGAATTATTGAGTTTTTAAAAGATCTGGCAAGGGAAAAAGGTAAAAAAGTAGGCTTTGAGACTATGATCAAAAGCCATCTTAAACATCAGGATATTGCCAGCCTGACCGGTACTTCAAGACAGACCGTGACTACTATATTAAACGAACTCAAAGAAAAAAATCTTATCAATTTTGACCGTAGAAAAATATTGATTAGAGATATTGATAAATTAGTATAA